From the Musa acuminata AAA Group cultivar baxijiao chromosome BXJ3-7, Cavendish_Baxijiao_AAA, whole genome shotgun sequence genome, one window contains:
- the LOC135643293 gene encoding uncharacterized protein LOC135643293, which yields MNLDMTDLLMYQREHLDSTSVTHAGQVSTYGQTNNLSDTTLRMDSLGYELCESGRPVNLQNNSDLRTHDDGCRLVLGLGPTPNFYSADYNPTMLTKPKESATSFSWSVSGADFGMLELGLSRGSSNTVPAVIQNSQTESPSTEKRMHVPIVDEGSTSAKRKSGGYMPTLLFAPRLENVSGFKTPTEAGKLLDVASDGTIHHHHRHHYHVLNHQFQFSPETSAATDGSVGGTTDPLVTGSPADQRANHHQSKKCRFNGCSKGARGSSGLCIAHGGGQRCQKPGCNKGAESRAAYCKAHGGGRRCQQLGCTKSAEGKTDFCIAHGGGRRCGHPGCSKAARGKSGLCIRHGGGKRCTVEGCTKSAEGQAGRCISHGGGRRCQYQGCGKGAQGSTMYCKAHGGGKRCIFEGCNKGAEGSTPLCKGHGGGKRCLFEGGGVCPKSVHGGTNFCVAHGGGKRCAMPGCTKSARGRTDCCVKHGGGKRCTSEGCGKSAQGSTDFCKAHGGGKRCTWAMGCEKFARGKSGLCAAHGSLMVSPREHEVGNVGSMIGSDLFRGIVSTSTAPGNRKDNELSSSGVSSLSDCIESLDSMGSEQHLIPPQVLVPLSMQSSSYAFGLIGGGREEGESQDKSFGLVIPEGRVHGGGLMSLLAGNVKNAIGGGKV from the coding sequence ATGAATCTTGACATGACTGATCTCTTGATGTATCAAAGAGAACATTTGGACAGCACTTCGGTTACACATGCTGGTCAGGTTTCAACTTATGGCCAGACCAACAACTTGAGCGACACAACGTTACGCATGGACAGCCTAGGCTATGAATTATGTGAATCTGGAAGGCCTGTGAATCTTCAGAACAATTCTGATCTCCGTACTCATGATGATGGCTGCCGCCTTGTCCTTGGACTGGGTCCAACTCCAAACTTCTATTCTGCTGATTACAACCCAACCATGCTTACTAAACCGAAAGAATCTGCCACTTCATTTAGCTGGAGTGTTTCTGGAGCTGATTTTGGGATGTTAGAACTTGGACTGTCAAGGGGGAGTTCAAACACAGTCCCAGCTGTCATACAGAATAGTCAGACTGAATCACCTTCAACTGAGAAAAGGATGCATGTTCCCATTGTTGACGAGGGTTCAACTTCTGCCAAGAGGAAATCAGGTGGCTATATGCCGACTCTTCTTTTTGCTCCAAGACTGGAGAATGTCAGTGGTTTCAAAACCCCAACTGAAGCTGGGAAACTGTTAGACGTTGCAAGTGATGGAACTATCCACCACCATCATCGTCATCATTACCATGTTCTTAATCATCAGTTTCAGTTCAGTCCTGAGACCTCTGCAGCAACGGATGGTTCAGTGGGTGGAACGACTGATCCATTAGTCACTGGCAGTCCAGCTGACCAGAGGGCCAATCACCATCAATCGAAGAAATGCAGGTTTAATGGCTGCTCAAAAGGTGCAAGGGGGTCATCTGGACTCTGCATTGCTCATGGAGGTGGGCAGAGGTGCCAGAAGCCTGGCTGCAATAAAGGTGCCGAGAGCCGAGCAGCATACTGCAAAGCCCATGGAGGAGGGAGACGCTGCCAGCAGCTTGGGTGTACTAAGAGTGCAGAGGGAAAGACAGACTTTTGCATTGCTCATGGTGGTGGTCGTCGGTGTGGTCATCCTGGGTGCTCCAAAGCAGCGCGTGGCAAATCTGGGCTGTGTATTAGGCATGGTGGGGGTAAGAGGTGCACAGTGGAAGGCTGCACAAAGAGTGCTGAGGGCCAAGCAGGGCGCTGCATCTCCCATGGTGGGGGCAGGCGGTGCCAGTATCAGGGATGCGGCAAAGGTGCACAAGGGAGTACCATGTACTGTAAAGCCCATGGTGGTGGCAAGCGGTGCATCTTTGAAGGATGCAATAAAGGGGCTGAAGGAAGTACTCCTTTGTGCAAAGGACATGGCGGAGGCAAGCGGTGCCTCTTTGAGGGCGGTGGGGTGTGCCCAAAGAGTGTTCATGGTGGTACTAATTTTTGTGTAGCTCATGGAGGGGGGAAGCGTTGTGCCATGCCTGGATGTACCAAGAGTGCTCGTGGTCGTACTGATTGCTGCGTGAAGCATGGTGGTGGTAAGCGGTGCACGTCTGAGGGATGTGGAAAGAGTGCTCAGGGAAGCACGGACTTCTGCAAAGCTCATGGTGGAGGGAAACGCTGCACATGGGCTATGGGGTGCGAGAAGTTTGCGAGGGGAAAGAGTGGTTTGTGTGCAGCCCATGGGAGCTTGATGGTCTCCCCAAGGGAGCACGAGGTTGGGAACGTTGGGAGCATGATAGGGTCAGATCTTTTCCGAGGAATTGTCTCAACTTCTACAGCACCAGGGAACAGAAAAGATAACGAGCTCTCTTCATCAGGAGTGAGCTCCTTGTCTGACTGCATCGAGTCCTTGGACAGCATGGGGAGTGAGCAGCATCTTATACCTCCCCAGGTGCTGGTTCCCCTCTCTATGCAGTCTTCCTCTTATGCCTTTGGGCTGATTGGTGGGGGC